The genomic region CATGGGCAGCATGATAGTCAAGAAATACCACGCCGTGAGGCTCCTTGACAACCACAATGGAATCACCAAGAACAAAAAACTCTCTACTAAAAACCGGCTCTGCATGAAATATAGCAATTTGCTCTGCAGATACACTGTTAAACTCCCACTGAGATGGCTTTTCTGCAACCATGTTTTCTCTGGCTGCAGACGATAAGGAGCTCGGCTCTGCTTCTGCCATTCTAAAAATAAGCTGGTGAATTTTCTGTGGATTACAGAATCTAACCTGAGTTTTAGCTGGATGAACATTGAAATCTGCTTCTTCTGGAGGAACAGTGATAAAAACAATAAACTGTGGCTGCATAAGCTGAAAAGCTTTACATATGTTACCTACAATGGATTGCTCTTTCACAGGTCTTCGGTTTAAAAAAACTTTAGATTTTCCTTTAAGTCCATCACCTAAAAAAAGCTCTACTCTGTAATCATCCTTTGAAATTGTTTTAATCTTAAGGTTTTCAGCCAGTTCCACACCAAAAACCTGCCATATCCTTTTATAAATGCTGTCTGTCTCAGGAATGTTTAATATCTCTTCATCGTCAATAAACAGGGAAAAAGAAATCTCAGGATAGGCAAGACAATAGTTCTGAAAAGTTTCAATGATATGTGCTTTTTCAGTATATGGAGATTTGAGAAACTTTCTTCTTACAGGAGTATTAAAAAAGAGCTCTGAAACCTCTATTGTTGTTCCTCTGGTAACTGCTGGTTTTTGCCATTTTAAACTACCAGCAACAAAATAAGTTTCTGTGCCTGTATTTTCTGTTATGTGCTGAGTAATTATTTTTATTTTGCTTACCTGTGCAATAGAATAAAGAGCTTCACCTCTGAAACCAAGTGAGGAGATTCTGATAAGATCTCTGTCGTCTTTTATCTTGCTTGTGGCATGTCTTTGAAAGGCAGTCAAAACGTCCTCAGAAGCAATGCCTTCTCCATCATCAATTACCTTTATTTCAGCAATTCCTGATTTTTTTATGTATACAGAGATTGAGTTTGCGCCCGCATCTATTGAGTTTTC from Thermodesulfovibrio sp. 3907-1M harbors:
- the mutL gene encoding DNA mismatch repair endonuclease MutL — protein: MGKIQILPESIVGKIAAGEVVERPASVVKELIENSIDAGANSISVYIKKSGIAEIKVIDDGEGIASEDVLTAFQRHATSKIKDDRDLIRISSLGFRGEALYSIAQVSKIKIITQHITENTGTETYFVAGSLKWQKPAVTRGTTIEVSELFFNTPVRRKFLKSPYTEKAHIIETFQNYCLAYPEISFSLFIDDEEILNIPETDSIYKRIWQVFGVELAENLKIKTISKDDYRVELFLGDGLKGKSKVFLNRRPVKEQSIVGNICKAFQLMQPQFIVFITVPPEEADFNVHPAKTQVRFCNPQKIHQLIFRMAEAEPSSLSSAARENMVAEKPSQWEFNSVSAEQIAIFHAEPVFSREFFVLGDSIVVVKEPHGVVFLDYHAAHERVNFEKILNKNPVVVKLVFPVIVNLSSDNYIVIKENLPILHELGIEAEDFGKNSIIIRALPEFIQNGDVAGIVESIAQTLKEEISKPDLIEIKRKIAAQVACHTSLRANDKINYVEIKILLQELEKTTDPEHCPHGRPVKKYFSIDEIKKWFLR